One part of the Haemophilus parainfluenzae genome encodes these proteins:
- a CDS encoding DeoR/GlpR family transcriptional regulator, with translation MKQSLRHQKIVELVTQKGYASTEELVIELEVSPQTIRRDLNILAEQDLIRRHHGGAAPSSTAENSDYIERKQFFPSQKSAIARKVAECIPNGASLFIDIGTTPEAVANALLNHERLRIVTNNLNAAHLLRQNETFDITMAGGSLRKDGGIIGEATVNFISQFRLDFGILGISAIDLDGSLLDYDYHEVQVKRAIIESSRQTLLATDHSKFSRQAIVRLGELKDVDYLFTDDVPKQIEDYLENSNTKLVICK, from the coding sequence ATGAAACAATCATTACGCCATCAGAAAATTGTTGAGCTTGTGACGCAAAAAGGCTATGCCAGCACAGAAGAGCTGGTTATCGAATTAGAAGTTAGTCCTCAGACAATTCGACGCGATCTGAATATTCTTGCGGAGCAAGATTTAATTCGTCGTCATCATGGTGGTGCGGCACCTTCTTCTACCGCAGAAAATTCAGATTATATTGAGCGTAAACAATTTTTCCCTTCCCAAAAAAGTGCGATTGCCCGCAAAGTGGCGGAATGTATTCCAAATGGCGCCTCCTTATTTATTGATATTGGTACAACACCTGAAGCCGTGGCAAATGCCTTGTTAAATCATGAGCGTTTACGCATTGTGACAAATAATCTCAATGCTGCTCATTTATTACGTCAAAATGAAACCTTTGATATTACGATGGCGGGAGGTTCTTTGCGTAAGGATGGGGGAATTATTGGTGAGGCAACGGTTAATTTTATTTCGCAATTCCGTTTAGATTTCGGGATTCTGGGTATTAGTGCAATCGACCTTGATGGTTCATTATTGGACTATGATTATCATGAAGTCCAAGTGAAACGTGCCATTATAGAAAGTTCTCGTCAAACGTTATTAGCGACCGATCATTCAAAATTTTCTCGACAAGCCATTGTGCGATTAGGGGAGCTCAAAGACGTGGATTATCTTTTTACTGATGATGTGCCAAAACAAATTGAGGATTATTTAGAAAATAGCAATACAAAGTTAGTGATTTGTAAATAG
- the trmL gene encoding tRNA (uridine(34)/cytosine(34)/5-carboxymethylaminomethyluridine(34)-2'-O)-methyltransferase TrmL: protein MLDIVLYEPEIPQNTGNIIRLCANTGFRLHLIEPLGFTWDDKKLRRSGLDYHEFAEIKKHKTFEAFLESEKPKRLFALTTKGSPAHSEVQFELGDYLMFGPETRGIPMSILDSMPMEQKIRIPMTANSRSMNLSNSVAVTIYEAWRQLGYEGAVNLNR, encoded by the coding sequence ATGTTAGATATTGTGTTATACGAACCTGAAATTCCACAAAATACGGGAAATATTATTCGCCTTTGTGCGAACACTGGTTTTCGCCTTCATTTAATCGAGCCACTTGGCTTTACCTGGGATGATAAAAAATTACGTCGCTCGGGTCTGGATTATCATGAATTTGCCGAAATCAAAAAACATAAAACTTTTGAAGCCTTTTTAGAAAGTGAAAAACCGAAACGTCTTTTTGCACTGACAACCAAAGGCAGCCCAGCACATAGCGAAGTGCAATTTGAATTAGGGGATTATTTGATGTTTGGCCCTGAAACTCGTGGTATTCCCATGTCTATTTTAGATAGCATGCCAATGGAGCAAAAAATCCGTATCCCAATGACTGCAAATAGCCGCAGTATGAACTTATCCAACTCAGTCGCAGTGACGATTTATGAAGCTTGGCGACAGCTAGGTTACGAAGGGGCCGTGAATTTAAATCGATAA
- the rsmD gene encoding 16S rRNA (guanine(966)-N(2))-methyltransferase RsmD — translation MKKMQVQNAKGEVRIIAGLWRGRKLPVLNAEGLRPTGDRVKETLFNWLIPYIVDSHCLDCFAGSGSLGFEALSRQAKQVTFLELDKTVANQLKKNLQTLKTTTEQAQVINQNSLEFLKQAQNQPHFDVVFLDPPFHFGLAEQAIALLEEKNWLLPHALIYIETEKDKPLSVPDNWQLLKEKTTGMVSYRLYQKD, via the coding sequence ATGAAAAAAATGCAAGTTCAAAATGCCAAAGGCGAAGTTCGAATCATCGCAGGTCTTTGGCGAGGGCGAAAATTACCGGTTTTAAATGCGGAAGGTTTGCGTCCAACAGGCGATCGCGTAAAAGAAACCTTATTCAACTGGTTGATACCTTACATTGTGGATAGCCATTGTCTTGATTGCTTTGCGGGTAGTGGCTCACTTGGTTTTGAGGCTCTTTCTCGTCAAGCGAAACAGGTAACGTTTTTAGAGTTAGATAAAACCGTCGCGAATCAATTAAAGAAAAATTTGCAAACGCTAAAAACAACAACTGAACAAGCTCAAGTGATCAATCAAAATAGCTTAGAATTTTTAAAACAAGCGCAAAATCAACCGCACTTTGATGTGGTATTTTTAGATCCGCCTTTCCATTTTGGTTTAGCTGAACAAGCAATAGCTCTCTTAGAGGAAAAGAATTGGCTGTTACCTCATGCATTGATTTATATTGAAACAGAAAAAGACAAACCGCTTAGCGTGCCTGATAATTGGCAATTACTAAAAGAAAAAACCACAGGTATGGTGAGTTATCGCCTGTATCAAAAAGATTAG
- the ftsY gene encoding signal recognition particle-docking protein FtsY, with translation MSEEKKKGGFWASLFGRNKKQEEQKIEPIIEEPSVEPADVSPEEEIVHAEEDVQLEQVEQDELQELAEQLQQEKAEEVAVEYLEPVVEEVISPESAVNVEPVLDTPVIETIDEETVKTEEISTAFPTEEPTESIIEPDNVVEALPVVEAEIEPEIVEDVKDELRSDINTETQEKPSEGGFFSRLVKGLLKTKQNIGAGFRSFFLGKKIDDDLFDELEEQLLIADIGVPTTNKIIKNLTEHASRKQLQDAELLYQQLKVEMAEILKPVAQPLVIDTTKKPYVILMVGVNGVGKTTTIGKLARKFQNEGKSVMLAAGDTFRAAAVEQLQVWGERNNIPVVAQSTGSDSASVIFDAMQSAAARNIDVLIADTAGRLQNKNNLMDELKKIVRVMRKYDETAPHEIMLTLDAGTGQNAISQAKLFNEAVGLTGISLTKLDGTAKGGVIFAIADQFNLPIRYIGVGEKIEDLREFNAEEFIEALFVHENEE, from the coding sequence ATGTCAGAAGAAAAGAAAAAAGGTGGATTTTGGGCCTCTCTTTTTGGTCGCAATAAAAAGCAAGAAGAACAAAAAATTGAGCCAATTATTGAAGAGCCATCTGTCGAACCTGCCGATGTTTCACCTGAGGAAGAAATTGTTCACGCTGAAGAGGACGTTCAATTAGAACAAGTTGAACAGGACGAATTACAGGAATTAGCTGAACAACTGCAACAAGAGAAAGCAGAAGAGGTGGCAGTTGAGTATCTTGAACCTGTCGTAGAAGAAGTGATTTCACCTGAAAGTGCGGTCAATGTTGAACCTGTTTTAGATACACCGGTGATTGAAACAATTGACGAAGAAACGGTAAAAACAGAAGAAATTTCAACCGCATTTCCTACAGAAGAACCAACAGAAAGCATTATTGAACCAGATAATGTCGTTGAAGCTCTTCCTGTGGTTGAAGCGGAGATTGAGCCTGAAATTGTTGAAGATGTTAAAGACGAATTACGTTCAGATATCAATACCGAAACGCAAGAAAAACCAAGTGAGGGCGGTTTTTTCAGCCGTTTAGTCAAAGGCTTACTCAAAACCAAACAAAATATTGGCGCGGGTTTCCGATCTTTCTTTTTAGGAAAAAAAATTGATGATGATTTGTTTGATGAGTTGGAAGAGCAGCTTTTGATTGCCGATATTGGCGTGCCAACCACTAATAAAATCATTAAGAATTTAACCGAGCACGCCAGTCGCAAACAATTACAAGATGCAGAATTACTTTACCAACAACTTAAAGTTGAAATGGCGGAGATATTAAAGCCTGTCGCGCAGCCGCTAGTTATTGATACGACTAAAAAACCGTATGTTATTTTAATGGTTGGTGTGAATGGTGTAGGTAAAACAACCACAATTGGTAAGTTAGCTCGCAAATTCCAAAATGAAGGTAAATCAGTCATGTTAGCAGCAGGGGATACTTTCCGTGCGGCAGCAGTAGAACAACTTCAAGTATGGGGTGAGCGTAACAATATTCCGGTGGTGGCACAAAGTACGGGCTCAGATTCTGCGTCGGTGATTTTTGATGCGATGCAATCTGCCGCAGCACGTAACATTGATGTTTTAATTGCGGATACGGCAGGCCGTTTACAAAATAAAAATAATCTCATGGATGAATTGAAGAAAATTGTTCGCGTCATGAGAAAATATGATGAAACCGCACCGCACGAAATTATGCTTACTCTTGATGCGGGCACAGGACAAAATGCCATTAGCCAAGCGAAATTATTTAATGAAGCTGTGGGTTTAACAGGGATCTCTCTAACTAAATTAGATGGCACGGCAAAAGGTGGGGTAATTTTCGCCATTGCGGATCAGTTTAATTTACCAATTCGTTATATTGGTGTGGGTGAAAAAATTGAAGATTTACGCGAATTTAATGCAGAAGAATTTATTGAAGCATTGTTTGTTCACGAAAATGAAGAATAA
- the ftsE gene encoding cell division ATP-binding protein FtsE, whose product MIRFANVSKAYHGATQPALQGLNFHLPVGSMTYLVGHSGAGKSTLLKLIMGMEKANAGNIWFNGHDITRLSKYEIPFLRRQIGMVHQDYRLLTDRSVVENVALPLIIAGMNPKEAHTRALVALDRVGLRNKANYMPSQISGGEQQRVDIARAIVHKPQLLLADEPTGNLDDELSLGIFNLFEEFNRLGMTVLIATHDINLIQQKPKPCLVLEQGYLRY is encoded by the coding sequence GTGATTCGATTTGCAAATGTCTCTAAAGCTTATCACGGAGCGACTCAGCCGGCCTTGCAGGGCTTGAATTTTCATCTTCCTGTCGGAAGCATGACTTATCTTGTTGGGCATTCTGGCGCAGGTAAAAGTACCTTGCTTAAATTAATTATGGGAATGGAAAAGGCGAATGCCGGTAATATTTGGTTTAATGGTCATGATATTACGCGTTTGTCTAAATATGAAATCCCCTTTTTGCGCCGTCAAATTGGAATGGTTCACCAAGATTATCGTTTGTTAACAGATCGTAGTGTGGTAGAGAATGTGGCATTGCCATTGATCATTGCAGGAATGAACCCAAAAGAAGCGCATACACGAGCATTGGTTGCGCTAGATCGTGTGGGCTTACGTAATAAAGCGAATTATATGCCGTCACAAATCTCAGGTGGTGAGCAACAACGTGTAGATATTGCGCGTGCAATTGTACATAAACCACAACTTTTATTAGCGGATGAGCCGACAGGCAACTTAGATGATGAACTTTCCTTAGGGATTTTTAATCTTTTTGAAGAGTTTAATCGTTTAGGCATGACAGTCTTGATTGCGACACACGATATCAATTTAATTCAACAAAAACCAAAACCATGTCTTGTACTTGAACAAGGCTATTTACGCTATTAA
- the ftsX gene encoding permease-like cell division protein FtsX: MTRRIDASFGVQTAYTLRSVWGDLVKRKFGTLLTILVIAVSLTIPTVSYLLWKNLHLATTQFYPESELTIYLHKNLSEEDANLVVEKIRQQEGVESLNYVSRQESLKEFKSWSGFGEELEILDDNPLPAVVMVKPSKDFNASEKRAELRTNLNKIKGVQEVRLDNEWMEKLTALSWLFAHVAIFCTVLMTIAVFLVIGNSIRSDVYSSRASIDVMKLLGATDQFILRPYLYTGMIYAVLGGFVAAVFSSLIVGYFTSAVKYVTDIFAVTFELNGLGVGELIFLLVSCLIMGYVGAWIAATRHIAMLDNKL, encoded by the coding sequence ATGACAAGACGTATTGATGCTTCTTTTGGCGTGCAAACTGCCTATACTTTGCGTTCGGTTTGGGGCGATTTGGTAAAACGTAAATTTGGTACATTGCTAACAATTTTAGTCATTGCCGTGTCTTTAACGATCCCAACGGTGAGCTATTTGTTATGGAAAAATTTACATTTAGCGACGACTCAATTTTATCCGGAAAGTGAACTCACAATCTACTTACATAAAAATTTAAGTGAAGAAGATGCTAACTTAGTGGTGGAAAAAATCCGTCAACAAGAAGGCGTGGAATCTTTAAATTATGTTTCTCGCCAAGAAAGCTTAAAAGAATTTAAAAGTTGGTCTGGTTTTGGTGAAGAATTAGAGATTTTAGATGATAATCCATTACCGGCAGTCGTGATGGTGAAGCCGTCTAAAGACTTTAATGCATCTGAAAAACGAGCAGAATTACGTACCAATTTAAATAAAATTAAAGGTGTACAAGAAGTTCGTTTAGATAACGAGTGGATGGAAAAATTGACTGCACTTTCGTGGTTATTTGCGCATGTGGCAATTTTCTGCACGGTTTTGATGACTATTGCGGTATTCCTTGTTATCGGAAATAGTATTCGCTCGGATGTATATAGTAGCCGAGCAAGCATTGATGTGATGAAACTATTAGGTGCTACAGATCAATTCATTCTTCGGCCTTATCTTTATACTGGTATGATTTATGCGGTGTTAGGTGGATTTGTCGCAGCCGTATTTAGTAGTCTTATTGTGGGTTACTTTACTTCAGCCGTGAAGTATGTGACAGATATCTTTGCGGTGACATTTGAGCTCAATGGATTAGGCGTTGGTGAGCTAATCTTCTTATTAGTAAGCTGCTTGATTATGGGGTATGTTGGTGCATGGATTGCAGCAACAAGACATATTGCAATGTTAGATAACAAACTATAG
- the rpsJ gene encoding 30S ribosomal protein S10, whose amino-acid sequence MQNQRIRIRLKAFDHRLIDQSTAEIVETAKRTGAQVRGPIPLPTRKERFTVLISPHVNKDARDQYEIRTHKRLVDIVEPTEKTVDALMRLDLAAGVDVQISLG is encoded by the coding sequence ATGCAGAACCAAAGAATCCGTATCCGCTTAAAAGCTTTCGATCACCGTTTGATCGATCAATCTACTGCGGAGATCGTAGAAACAGCTAAACGTACTGGTGCACAAGTTCGTGGTCCAATCCCTTTACCAACTCGTAAAGAGCGTTTCACCGTGTTGATTTCTCCACACGTGAACAAAGACGCGCGTGACCAATACGAAATTCGTACACACAAACGTTTAGTAGATATCGTAGAGCCAACAGAAAAAACTGTTGATGCATTAATGCGTTTAGATTTGGCTGCCGGCGTGGACGTGCAGATCAGCCTAGGTTAA
- the rplC gene encoding 50S ribosomal protein L3 — MIGLVGRKVGMTRIFNEDGVSVPVTVIEIEANRVTQVKTLENDGYTAVQVTTGSKKANRVTKPEAGHFVKAGVEAGRGLWEFRTEGEEFTLGQEINVDIFADVKKVDVTGTSKGKGFQGGVKRWNFRTQDATHGNSLSHRVLGSIGQNQTPGRVFKGKKMAGHLGAERVTVQSLEVVRVDAERKLLLVKGSVPGAINGDVIVKPAVKA; from the coding sequence ATGATTGGTTTAGTCGGTCGTAAAGTTGGTATGACCCGTATCTTCAATGAAGACGGTGTTTCTGTACCAGTTACCGTTATCGAAATCGAAGCCAACCGCGTAACTCAAGTTAAAACTCTTGAAAACGATGGCTATACTGCAGTTCAAGTTACAACTGGTTCTAAAAAAGCGAATCGTGTAACTAAACCTGAAGCAGGTCATTTCGTGAAAGCAGGTGTTGAAGCTGGTCGCGGTTTATGGGAATTTCGTACTGAAGGTGAAGAATTCACTTTAGGTCAAGAAATCAATGTTGACATCTTTGCAGATGTTAAAAAAGTAGATGTTACTGGTACTTCTAAAGGTAAAGGTTTCCAAGGTGGTGTTAAACGTTGGAACTTCCGTACTCAAGATGCTACACACGGTAACTCTTTATCACATCGTGTACTTGGTTCTATTGGTCAAAACCAAACTCCAGGTCGTGTGTTTAAAGGTAAAAAAATGGCAGGACATTTAGGTGCTGAGCGTGTAACCGTTCAATCACTTGAAGTTGTTCGTGTAGATGCTGAGCGTAAATTGCTATTAGTAAAAGGTTCTGTACCTGGTGCTATCAATGGCGATGTTATCGTTAAGCCGGCAGTTAAAGCATAA
- the rplD gene encoding 50S ribosomal protein L4, whose protein sequence is MELQVVGANALTVSETTFGREFNEALIHQVVVAYAAGARQGTRAQKTRAEVSGSGKKPWRQKGTGRARSGDIKSPIWRSGGTTFAAKPQDHSQKVNKKMYRGAIKSILSELVRQDRLVVVEKFELDAPKTKVLVQKLKDLAVEDALIITASLDENLFLAARNLYKVDVRDVQGIDPVSLIAFDKVIVTVDAVKQIEEILA, encoded by the coding sequence ATGGAATTACAAGTTGTAGGTGCAAACGCACTAACTGTTTCTGAAACTACCTTCGGACGTGAGTTTAACGAAGCTTTGATCCACCAAGTTGTTGTTGCTTATGCAGCAGGTGCTCGTCAAGGTACTCGTGCGCAAAAAACTCGTGCTGAAGTGTCTGGTTCAGGTAAAAAACCTTGGCGTCAAAAAGGTACAGGTCGTGCTCGTTCTGGTGATATCAAATCACCAATCTGGCGTTCTGGTGGTACAACCTTCGCGGCTAAACCACAAGATCACAGCCAAAAAGTGAACAAGAAAATGTACCGTGGTGCTATCAAAAGCATTCTTTCTGAATTAGTTCGTCAAGACCGTTTGGTTGTTGTTGAAAAATTCGAATTAGATGCACCAAAAACTAAAGTTTTAGTACAAAAATTAAAAGATTTAGCAGTTGAAGATGCGTTAATTATCACAGCAAGTTTAGATGAAAATCTATTCTTAGCGGCACGTAACTTATATAAAGTTGATGTACGTGATGTTCAAGGTATCGATCCAGTTAGCTTAATCGCTTTCGATAAAGTGATTGTTACTGTTGACGCTGTGAAACAAATTGAGGAGATCCTAGCATGA
- the rplW gene encoding 50S ribosomal protein L23: MSQERLLSVLRAPHISEKATNNAEKSNTVVLKVALDANKAEIAAAVAQLFEVKVDSVRTVVVKGKTKRRGNKMGRRSDWKKAYVTLAEGQNLDFVDSAE; encoded by the coding sequence ATGAGTCAAGAACGTTTGCTAAGCGTGCTACGTGCACCGCACATCTCTGAAAAAGCAACTAACAATGCTGAAAAATCTAACACTGTTGTACTTAAAGTTGCTTTAGATGCGAACAAAGCTGAAATTGCTGCTGCTGTTGCTCAATTATTTGAAGTAAAAGTTGATTCAGTTCGTACTGTGGTTGTTAAAGGTAAAACTAAACGCCGTGGTAACAAAATGGGTCGTCGCAGCGACTGGAAAAAAGCTTATGTAACTTTAGCCGAAGGCCAAAACTTGGACTTCGTGGACAGTGCAGAGTAA
- the rplB gene encoding 50S ribosomal protein L2: MAIVKCKPTSAGRRHVVKIVNPELHKGKPYAPLLDTKSKTGGRNNYGRITTRHIGGGHKQHYRLIDFKRNKLDIPAVVERLEYDPNRSANIALVLYKDGERRYILAPKGLSVGDQIQSGVNSPIKVGNSLPMRNIPVGSTVHNVELKPGKGGQIARSAGAYVQIIAREGNYVTLRLRSGEMRKVLAECVATIGEVGNSEHMLRVLGKAGANRWRGIRPTVRGTAMNPVDHPHGGGEGRNFGKHPVTPWGVQTKGKKTRHNKRTDKFIVRRRGK, translated from the coding sequence ATGGCTATCGTTAAATGTAAGCCGACCTCCGCTGGTCGTCGTCACGTTGTTAAAATCGTGAACCCTGAATTACACAAGGGTAAACCTTACGCGCCTCTTCTAGATACTAAATCTAAAACTGGTGGTCGTAACAATTATGGTCGTATTACCACTCGCCACATCGGTGGTGGTCATAAACAACATTACCGTTTAATCGATTTCAAACGTAACAAGTTAGATATCCCAGCGGTTGTTGAACGTTTAGAATATGATCCAAACCGTTCAGCTAACATTGCTTTAGTGCTTTATAAAGATGGTGAACGCCGTTATATCTTAGCACCTAAAGGTTTGTCAGTTGGCGATCAAATCCAATCTGGCGTTAACTCACCTATTAAAGTGGGTAACTCATTACCAATGCGTAATATCCCAGTTGGTTCAACAGTACATAACGTTGAATTAAAACCAGGTAAAGGCGGTCAAATCGCTCGTTCTGCTGGTGCTTATGTACAAATCATCGCTCGTGAAGGCAACTACGTAACCTTACGTTTACGTTCAGGCGAAATGCGTAAAGTATTAGCTGAATGTGTTGCTACAATCGGTGAAGTTGGTAACTCAGAACATATGCTTCGCGTATTGGGTAAAGCTGGTGCTAACCGCTGGAGAGGTATTCGCCCTACAGTTCGTGGTACAGCAATGAACCCAGTAGATCACCCACACGGTGGTGGTGAAGGTCGTAACTTTGGTAAACACCCAGTAACTCCTTGGGGCGTTCAAACTAAAGGTAAGAAAACTCGTCACAACAAACGTACTGATAAATTCATCGTACGTCGTCGTGGCAAATAA
- the rpsS gene encoding 30S ribosomal protein S19 has protein sequence MPRSLKKGPFLDLHLLKKVEKAVESGDKKPIKTWSRRSMIIPSMIGLTIAVHNGRQHVPVYVSDEMIGHKLGEFAPTRTYRGHAADKKAKK, from the coding sequence ATGCCACGTTCTCTCAAGAAAGGTCCTTTCCTTGACCTACACTTGTTGAAGAAGGTAGAGAAGGCGGTGGAAAGCGGGGATAAAAAACCAATCAAAACTTGGTCCCGTCGTTCAATGATCATTCCTTCAATGATCGGATTGACCATCGCAGTCCATAATGGTCGTCAGCACGTTCCTGTTTATGTATCTGATGAAATGATCGGCCATAAATTAGGTGAATTTGCACCGACTCGTACATACCGCGGTCACGCGGCAGATAAGAAAGCTAAGAAATAA
- the rplV gene encoding 50S ribosomal protein L22 translates to METIAKHRYARTSAQKARLVADLIRGKKVAQALEILTFTNKKAAALVKKVLESAIANAEHNDGADIDDLKVAKIFVDEGPSMKRVMPRAKGRADRILKRTSHITVVVSDR, encoded by the coding sequence ATGGAAACTATCGCAAAACATCGTTACGCTCGCACTTCTGCCCAAAAAGCTCGCTTAGTTGCCGATTTAATTCGTGGTAAAAAAGTTGCGCAAGCATTAGAAATCTTAACTTTTACTAACAAAAAAGCTGCGGCTTTAGTGAAAAAAGTATTAGAGTCTGCTATTGCTAACGCAGAGCATAATGATGGTGCAGATATCGATGATCTTAAAGTTGCTAAAATCTTCGTTGATGAAGGTCCTAGCATGAAACGTGTTATGCCACGTGCTAAAGGTCGTGCAGATCGTATTTTAAAACGTACTAGCCACATCACTGTGGTTGTGTCAGATCGTTAA
- the rpsC gene encoding 30S ribosomal protein S3, with the protein MGQKVNPNGIRLGIVKPWNSTWFANTQDFADNLDGDFKVRKFLTKELANASVSRITIERPAKSIRVTIHTARPGIVIGKKGEDVEKLRNAVSQIAGVPAQINIAEVKKPELDAKLVADSIASQLERRVMFRRAMKRAVQSAMRLGAKGIKVEVSGRLGGAEIARSEWYREGRVPLHTLRADIDYNTAEAHTTYGVIGVKVWIFKGEILGGMAAVAQSEQQPADKPKKAPRGKGRK; encoded by the coding sequence ATGGGTCAAAAAGTAAATCCAAATGGTATTCGCCTAGGTATTGTAAAACCTTGGAACTCTACTTGGTTCGCGAATACACAAGATTTCGCCGACAATCTTGACGGTGACTTCAAAGTACGCAAATTCTTAACTAAAGAATTAGCAAACGCTTCGGTTTCACGTATTACTATTGAGCGTCCAGCGAAAAGTATTCGTGTAACAATTCACACAGCTCGCCCTGGTATCGTTATCGGTAAAAAAGGTGAAGATGTTGAAAAATTACGTAACGCAGTATCTCAAATCGCTGGCGTTCCGGCTCAAATCAACATTGCTGAAGTGAAAAAACCGGAATTAGATGCAAAATTAGTTGCAGACAGCATCGCTTCTCAATTAGAACGTCGTGTAATGTTCCGTCGTGCTATGAAACGTGCGGTACAAAGCGCAATGCGTTTAGGTGCCAAAGGTATCAAAGTTGAAGTTAGCGGGCGTTTAGGTGGTGCAGAAATCGCACGTTCTGAATGGTATCGTGAAGGTCGTGTACCTCTACATACTCTTCGTGCGGACATCGATTATAACACTGCAGAAGCTCATACTACATACGGCGTAATCGGCGTTAAAGTATGGATCTTCAAAGGTGAAATTTTGGGTGGAATGGCTGCAGTTGCGCAATCAGAACAACAACCTGCCGACAAGCCTAAAAAGGCTCCGCGTGGCAAAGGTCGTAAGTAA
- the rplP gene encoding 50S ribosomal protein L16, which produces MLQPKRTKFRKVHKGRNRGIAGGTEVSFGTFGLKAVGRGRLTARQIEAARRAMTRAVKRQGKIWIRVFPDKPITEKPLEVRMGKGKGNVEYWVALIQPGKVLYEMDGVSEEIARQAFALAAAKLPIKTTFVTKTVM; this is translated from the coding sequence ATGTTGCAACCAAAACGTACAAAATTCCGTAAAGTTCACAAAGGCCGTAACCGTGGTATCGCGGGTGGTACTGAAGTTAGCTTCGGTACATTCGGGTTAAAAGCAGTTGGTCGTGGTCGTTTAACCGCTCGTCAAATTGAAGCGGCTCGTCGTGCAATGACACGTGCAGTTAAACGTCAAGGTAAAATCTGGATCCGTGTTTTCCCAGATAAACCAATTACTGAAAAACCATTAGAAGTCCGTATGGGTAAAGGTAAAGGTAACGTTGAGTACTGGGTAGCCTTAATCCAACCGGGTAAAGTACTTTATGAAATGGATGGTGTGTCTGAAGAGATCGCAAGACAAGCATTTGCATTAGCAGCTGCTAAATTGCCAATCAAGACTACCTTCGTAACTAAGACGGTGATGTAA
- the rpmC gene encoding 50S ribosomal protein L29, translating into MKAQDLRTKSVEELNDELVNLLGEQFKLRMQTATGQLQQTHQAKQVRRDIARVKTILTEKAGE; encoded by the coding sequence ATGAAAGCTCAAGATTTACGTACAAAAAGTGTTGAAGAGCTGAATGATGAATTAGTGAACCTTTTAGGTGAACAATTCAAATTGCGTATGCAAACAGCCACCGGTCAGCTTCAACAAACCCATCAGGCTAAACAAGTGCGTCGTGATATCGCACGCGTTAAAACCATTTTAACTGAGAAGGCGGGTGAGTAA
- the rpsQ gene encoding 30S ribosomal protein S17 has protein sequence MTDKIRSVQGKVVSDKMEKSFVVAIERKVKHPLYGKFIRRTTKLHVHDENNEAKLGDVVEIRECRPLSKTKSWTLVRVVEKAVIA, from the coding sequence ATGACTGATAAAATTCGTAGCGTACAAGGTAAAGTTGTTAGCGACAAAATGGAAAAATCTTTCGTTGTTGCTATTGAACGTAAGGTAAAACACCCGTTATACGGTAAATTTATCCGTCGTACAACTAAATTACACGTACACGATGAGAACAACGAAGCCAAATTAGGTGATGTAGTAGAGATTCGCGAATGTCGTCCTCTCTCTAAAACCAAATCTTGGACTTTAGTTCGTGTTGTTGAGAAAGCAGTTATTGCTTAA